Proteins from a single region of Carassius gibelio isolate Cgi1373 ecotype wild population from Czech Republic chromosome B15, carGib1.2-hapl.c, whole genome shotgun sequence:
- the zgc:162193 gene encoding TRPM8 channel-associated factor homolog — MAREQDYYNIMYGLQELDFEGKVVPSDLVLIGEHAFPLAMNPRGQVLMAASHYGQGRVVVLGHEQYLTSFPGLIENALMWLMPCTGDAGVVGIQKSLRSLAENLNYCPIKTELGDFQNGLAIYITDAYSVESCAKDLIAFIKAGGGLIIAGQAWSWAEAHPEENTLRNFPGNKVCSVAGIYFSEHQGEVGIFPVPGSIPSSWLSVSIGKDFKDDLQFLLEGVSEFDVQGGAISSEVMVHGPLAFPIAVTPAGKAFIAGAYYGQGRVILLSHEGFMGRESLSTFLINAIKWLDEGRKGAIGILPNLKGAHTVLSKSGLDCQLTGFKEDLSVYVCTSYSDTQCAEIQEFVAEGGGLMIGGHAWYWAQTHCGCNVMTDYPGNHILNKMGLCLLGSTLGGGLYKAPEIEHSCKEGYHFRSMLHRFAEHVSLGKELTSHEQSCLKQLGNDCASYLRMQSHDSTAYTSVVGLLSDIVKEVGVPQVCSNCPVQSAKDHLMLRVGTEIYKVSPDPDALLPYIIKDRPNLPTVSNARVQITANTGACEEWISTGLYLSPGMKTYIAIPPEIVGKKWQVQLGCQTDNIGGADVLKRAPVVHERFPLDTEMVQVCNLWGGLIYLIAPPQSEVDGVEIVVQVSVQAPYFKSGVTSVADWVDGIRQAPAPWAELEFENIIMTLESEYIRNLDCPDEVAKLWDSIMRSIADLAARPPKFPRKERFVADVQISHGFMHAGYPIMMHSTSAPALVNVQQAYKSGIWGSIHELGHNQQRGVWEFPPHTTECTCNLWSVYVHEEVLGLNRSNAHPAMTLENRQARTKMYCSGGKDLKSWTMWTALETYMQLQEKFGWDAFKKVFTAYHDMKGVPKDNAGKMNLYAETFSKVVSLNLCPFFKAWGWPIEPSTQEKISHLPEWNDHPMVQYA; from the exons ATGGCACGTGAACAAGACTACTACAATATCATGTATGGCCTGCAGGAGCTTGATTTTGAAGGGAAAGTAGTGCCCAGTGATCTTGTACTAATAGGTGAACATGCCTTTCCACTTGCCATGAATCCAAGAGGTCAGGTGCTAATGGCCGCATCTCATTACGGTCAGGGACGTGTGGTGGTGTTGGGACATGAGCAATACCTAACAAGCTTCCCTGGCCTGATAGAGAATGCCCTAATGTGGCTCATGCCATGTACCGGTGATGCTGGCGTTGTAGGGATTCAGAAGAGTTTACGTTCACTAGCTGAAAACTTGAACTACTGCCCTATCAAGACAGAGCTAGGAGACTTTCAGAATGGATTAGCTATATATATCACAGATGCTTACAGTGTCGAGAGCTGTGCAAAGGATCTGATCGCTTTCATCAAAGCTGGGGGTGGCTTGATCATTGCCGGCCAGGCCTGGAGTTGGGCTGAAGCCCACCCAGAAGAAAACACTTTAAGGAACTTCCCAGGAAACAAAGTGTGCAGTGTTGCAGGAATTTACTTCTCGGAACACCAAGGAGAAGTTGGCATCTTTCCTGTTCCAGGAAGCATCCCTTCCAGTTGGCTTTCTGTATC GATAGGCAAGGACTTTAAAGATGACCTACAGTTCCTGCTAGAAGGTGTGTCTGAGTTTGATGTCCAAGGTGGGGCTATATCATCTGAGGTGATGGTGCACGGACCATTAGCATTTCCTATCGCAGTTACTCCAGCTGGAAAAGCATTCATTGCTGGTGCCTATTATGGGCAAGGTCGTGTAATCCTGCTTTCACATGAAGGCTTCATGGGACGGGAATCTCTGTCCACTTTCCTGATCAACGCTATCAAGTGGCTGGACGAGGGTCGCAAGGGTGCTATTGGGATTCTACCCAACCTAAAGGGAGCCCACACAGTACTGAGCAAATCTGGTTTAGATTGCCAGTTAACTGGTTTTAAAGAAGATCTAAGTGTTTATGTTTGCACTTCATACAGTGATACCCAGTGTGCAGAGATTCAAGAATTTGTGGCTGAAGGCGGTGGTCTTATGATTGGGGGTCATGCCTGGTATTGGGCCCAGACCCACTGCGGCTGCAATGTGATGACTGATTATCCAGGAAATCACATTCTTAATAAGATGGGATTGTGTCTCTTGGGCAGCACCTTGGGTGGAGGGTTATACAAAGCCCCAGAAATTGAGCATAGTTGTAAAGAGGGGTACCACTTTCGTAGCATGCTGCATCGGTTTGCTGAACATGTAAGCCTGGGGAAAGAACTGACTAGTCATGAACAGAGCTGCTTAAAACAGCTGGGCAATGACTGTGCCAGTTACCTTCGCATGCAATCTCATGACAGTACTGCCTATACTTCAGTGGTAGGTCTTCTTAGTGACATAGTGAAGGAGGTAGGTGTTCCACAAGTGTGTAGTAACTGCCCTGTTCAAAGTGCAAAGGACCATCTGATGCTCCGTGTTGGGACTGAGATTTACAAGGTGTCACCTGATCCTGATGCCCTTCTTCCATACATCATTAAGGACAGACCTAACTTGCCAACTGTGTCTAATGCAAGAGTTCAGATCACTGCCAACACTGGAG CTTGTGAAGAATGGATAAGCACAGGTTTATATCTTTCTCCTGGAATGAAGACGTACATAGCAATACCTCCAGAGATTGTTGGGAAAAAATGGCAG GTGCAGCTTGGTTGCCAAACAGATAATATTGGTGGAGCAGACGTTCTGAAACGGGCTCCTGTGGTCCATGAGCGATTCCCTTTGGACACAGAGATGGTTCAAGTCTGCAATCTATGGGGAGGGCTCATCTACCTAATAGCACCTCCTCAAAGCGAAGTGGATGGGGTGGAAATTGTCGTGCAGGTGTCAGTACAGGCTCCATATTTCAAGTCTG GAGTGACCAGTGTAGCTGACTGGGTGGACGGGATCCGTCAAGCACCTGCCCCCTGGGCAGAGCTTGAGTTTGAGAACATCATCATGACATTAGAATCAGAATATATAAGGAATCTGGACTGCCCTGATGAGGTGGCTAAACTTTGGGACAGCATAATGAGAAGCATCGCTGACCTTGCAGCAAGGCCTCCCAAGTTTCCCCGCAAGGAGCGGTTTGTTGCAGATGTTCAGATCTCTCATG GTTTCATGCATGCTGGATATCCTATCATGATGCACTCCACCTCTGCCCCAGCTCTAGTAAATGTGCAGCAAGCCTATAAAAGTGGTATTTGGGGATCCATTCACGAGCTGGGTCATAACCAACAGCGTGGAGTTTGGGAGTTCCCTCCACACACCACCGAGTGCACTTGCAACCTTTGGTCTGTGTATGTGCATGAGGAAGTGCTGGGTTTAAATAGGTCAAATGCTCATCCAGCCATGACTCTAGAAAACCGCCAGGCTCGTACCAAGATGTATTGCAGTGGCGGTAAAGATTTAAAAAGTTGGACTATGTGGACAGCACTCGAGACATACATGCAG ctacagGAAAAATTTGGCTGGGATGCTTTCAAGAAAGTTTTTACTGCCTACCATGATATGAAAGGAGTGCCAAAAGACAATGCAGGCAAGATGAATCTATATGCTGAGACCTTCTCCAAGGTGGTCAGCCTGAATCTTTGCCCTTTCTTTAAAGCGTGGGGTTGGCCCATCGAGCCCAGCACACAAGAAAAGATCTCTCATCTCCCTGAATGGAATGACCATCCTATGGTCCAGTATGCATAG
- the pnkp gene encoding bifunctional polynucleotide phosphatase/kinase: MQCTLVSVNGARVELADGRALMLGRGPETKITDKKCSRHQVKLVANYTKQEVLVTQLGPNPCSLDGQCLGRGESGCLTAGCTLYLVNQSHPFTVEFVGKPNEKSSSPQKKGKAANESRDRQKSSNDGSGPKRSIHDYFSKSPKKATKRPHSPEDDVPPTKRGCGGDEDDEDDEASAEEKLKQFQAHAQKECEKLESPSVKATAPSSSCSQSHWQQIGSLLLFTAAGAPDSSKIAGFDIDGCIITTKSGKVFPTSPDDWRILFPEIQPRLASLLKKGYKVVFFTNQMGISRGKLRPEVFKSKVEDILQTLQLPIQVFASTAPGIYRKPVIGMWEHLCEKANGGVAVDVSQSFYVGDAAGRPANWAPGKKKKDFSCSDRLFAINIGLQFHTPEEYFLGWKPAQFSLPEFDPRKLDSERHLYDPPDASLTSTKQEVIVAVGFPGSGKSTFFQTHIVPQGYVYVNRDTLGSWQQCVSACERALKEGQSVAVDNTNPDPESRKRYVDVSQSAGVPCRCFNFTASLEQAKHNNRFREMIPSAIKHVHVNDMVMHSYKKKFVAPSLSEGFSEILQINFVPSFREKRSEFLFMQFSEG, encoded by the exons ATGCAGTGCACACTAGTAAGTGTGAACGGAGCTCGGGTTGAACTGGCAGATGGTCGAGCTTTAATGTTAGGTCGAGGCCCTGAAACCAAAATCACAGACAAGAAGTGCTCAAGGCATCAAG TCAAACTTGTGGCCAACTATACCAAACAGGAAGTTCTGGTTACACAG CTCGGGCCCAACCCTTGTTCCCTGGACGGTCAGTGTTTGGGACGTGGCGAGTCTGGATGTTTGACAGCTGGCTGCACACTGTATCTGGTCAATCAGTCCCACCCATTTACAGTCGAATTTGTTGGAAAGCCAAATGAAAAGTCCTCCTCTCCTCAGAAGAAAGGAAAAGCAGCAAATGAaagcagagacagacagaaaagctCAAATGATGGGTCCGGCCCCAAGAGGAGCATCCACGATTATTTTTCTAAATCCCCTAAAAAG GCGACAAAACGCCCTCACAGCCCAGAGGATGATGTCCCTCCCACGAAACGAGGCTGTGgtggtgatgaagatgatgaagatgatgaggcCTCAGCTGAAGAAAAGCTTAAGCAGTTCCAAGCACATGCACAGAAAGAGTGTGAGAAGCTGGAGTCACCATCAGTCAAAGCCACTGCTCCATCTTCCTCTTGTTCTCAAAGTCACTGGCAACAGATCGGCAGCCTTCTGCTCTTCACTGCCGCAGGGGCTCCAGATAGCTCCAAA ATTGCAGGGTTTGACATTGATGGCTGCATCATCACTACGAAGTCTGGAAAAGTATTTCCCACAAGTCCAGATGACTGGAG GATTCTGTTCCCAGAGATTCAGCCCAGACTGGCCAGTCTTTTGAAGAAAGGATACAAG GTGGTGTTTTTCACCAATCAGATGGGTATTTCTAGAGGCAAGCTCAGACCGGAGGTGTTCAAGTCAAAGGTTGAGGATATTCTACAGACGCTGCAGTTGCCCATCCAG gtATTTGCTTCCACAGCCCCTGGTATATACAGGAAGCCTGTTATTGGGATGTGGGAACATCTGTGTGAGAAG GCGAATGGAGGAGTGGCTGTAGATGTGTCACAGAGCTTCTATGTAGGAG ATGCAGCAGGACGTCCCGCTAACTGGGCACcaggaaaaaagaagaaagactTCTCCTGCAGTGACAGACTG TTTGCCATCAACATTGGTCTTCAGTTTCACACACCAGAGGAATACTTCTTGGGCTGGAAACCCGCTCAGTTCAGCTTGCCAGAATTTGATCCT AGGAAATTGGATTCTGAAAGACATCTTTACGATCCTCCAGATGCCTCCCTCACATCCACCAAGCAAGAAGTCATTGTAGCAGTGGGATTTCCTGGAT ctggcAAATCAACGTTCTTCCAGACACACATCGTTCCGCAGGGCTACGTGTATGTGAACAGG GACACACTTGGCTCCTGGCAGCAGTGTGTTTCAGCTTGTGAACGCGCTCTAAAGGAAGGCCAAAGCGTTGCAGTGGACAACACTAACCCTGACCCTGAGTCTAGAAAAAG ATATGTAGATGTCAGTCAAAGTGCTGGAGTTCCCTGCAGGTGTTTCAACTTCACAGCGAGTCTGGAACAAGCAAAGCATAACAACAGG TTTCGTGAGATGATTCCTTCGGCCATCAAGCATGTTCATGTCAATGACATGGTGATGCACAGCTACAA GAAAAAGTTTGTGGCACCCAGTTTGTCTGAGGGCTTCTCTGAAATCCTGCAGATTAATTTTGTGCCGAGTTTCAGGGAAAAAAGATCAGAGTTCCTCTTCATGCAGTTCTCCGAGGGCTAA